The following proteins are encoded in a genomic region of Drosophila willistoni isolate 14030-0811.24 chromosome 3R, UCI_dwil_1.1, whole genome shotgun sequence:
- the LOC6647878 gene encoding uncharacterized protein LOC6647878, with amino-acid sequence MENEQDELRHLQQQHHQQHSRPLQQYAERRETHSPFGLYYEQHQPRDTLVGPTTLTDRYHLVMSPFVATSETTNSRTDGGGDYNPYQNEGLTPHMEQELHSSSRNSPLLESHQMFTMQAPPPSFSCLVRRRRMDMAALGSTNGPRTDSSSYEAATGIRRLEQHAHGQNMIHPYFELASSSSSSAAAAATSSQPSTMASSSSRLIPEQKTEIPTRREEAQWPVAALDDHAMDASLTSTTGSTLVASYEMPTSSIISNSTNSSFEANSNLAALSGTGMGIYDDVTSSASDTEHVQFAHTRTTNTTTTTSAIQAHKKRKKQAATPSSSSSVIDLDANPSTSAQAQQHQQQQRQSNNYTMYQSFIEQDNETTSSDDGWDLRMHNSAPPPVNATSVTMNRNHHHPMQSSPVIDHVDHSYYNSRGQMEIGGLSVISPPPPPDSSYIQLPAASCSTATHTTCSVDYSSRVGELCGVHRLRQGLRDINNELAALPTSASSNGGGGGGAGPAAAASVVRTRLGSGLPSGIVRTRSRVRSMDEAHSSTKRMRLDSMAESSTSNTRLSPTNFFAFHPGRHQHRTYGEQTPPQQQHQQSPVAPQQPPQTPQQAPSGGSCVIAYVGRPRQERQEDLPSTSTGGGRQQGQGNAVLTAPDLQLDDWSSDSNGGSDDVVFVHSTREPILSIDLTSDDDGGAQQQHQHPGSLEQQQHQMHLEGDYLLHPSEEPPMVGRPNSANGYDGRRRRRHVYNYAYSLPMNRDRDRRAEIGPNTNVGAGAGGGGSGTSFAFYSGALADRAAMTDHNYSYDHSHGQGQVPPVLLAEESQPAPNSFYSRAPCPSTTRCPGLDSQRYFQPITPPPLWPFSSLGSDLLPNGIYERPSLPRPSSTTASTGVAPSSSSEPNSGRSSPGTNFYRRYQPYFMPPYNIPPLPAAVSRSGTGAAAATGGVAPGTEYHLPNPHYQGGGVASAGGGGGSSRSSLSGAMSAAAVAATVAAAQAQSFSDLLSLANVHSTPSTTMESSHGLDGTGYQSQSPHHSHPHTHSHSHLLLATPPPPPVTSAMVTMTVTAGVSPPPPLEMYSGRATIPYCGSPPYGMRRTAAYNSRQHYQPQPHQGHHQAPQNQMHAHIHPPHRASAIVAATSLTPAPPYPVHQNLWYRQQNMQELHRRHLTPTPIDLSSNPLNLTSSLRTRYLHSICSCVHARNGPVSSLDPAYYPPYDANAAAAVQAAAQAAAVQAAAAQGAAAAAAVVSNNPNGGPQQQQQPPPHQQRQHPQQQQQQQQQQQQPQQQQPQSLMQHQQQRRRAIHHHMFHHHYSPLHLEIGLATPLSLGSRILIGPPRPNRGATLETIERNTLPHKYRRVRRPSETDEDAEKCAICLSLFEIENDVRRLPCMHLFHTDCVDQWLVTNKHCPICRVDIETHMAKDALGPNSSSSVSGSSSNAAPPAL; translated from the exons ATGGAGAATGAACAAGATGAACTCAGGCacttgcagcagcagcaccatcaGCAGCATTCCCGTCCATTGCAGCAATATGCAGAGCGTAGGGAAACAC ATTCTCCGTTTGGCCTGTACTATGAACAGCATCAGCCCCGTGATACTTTGGTAGGACCAACAACATTAACGGACAGATACCATCTGGTGATGTCACCATTTGTCGCCACATCGGAAACAACGAATAGTCGAACTGATGGTGGTGGAGACTATAATCCATATCAAAATGAGGGTTTGACCCCACACATGGAACAGGAGCTCCATAGTAGTAGTAGAAATTCACCATTATTGGAATCCCATCAGATGTTCACCATGCAAGCGCCGCCGCCGTCGTTTTCATGTTTAGTACGTCGACGTCGTATGGATATGGCGGCACTTGGCAGCACCAACGGTCCTAGAACGGATTCTTCCAGTTATGAGGCGGCCACAGGTATCCGTCGCTTGGAGCAGCATGCACATGGCCAGAATATGATACATCCATATTTTGAGTTGGCATCATCCTCCTCCTCGtcggcggcggcagcggcaacTTCATCTCAGCCATCAACCATGGCTAGCTCTAGCTCTAGACTCATTCCTGAACAAAAGACTGAAATCCCAACGCGACGAGAGGAGGCCCAGTGGCCTGTGGCTGCCTTAGATGATCATGCCATGGATGCTTCACTAACATCGACCACTGGCTCCACTTTAGTGGCAAGTTATGAGATGCCCACAAGTTCGATAATCAGCAATAGCACAAATAGTTCATTTGAGGCCAACTCCAATCTGGCTGCTCTATCTGGCACGGGTATGGGCATCTATGATGATGTGACATCCAGTGCTTCAGACACGGAACATGTGCAGTTTGCTCATACGCGTACGACCAATACAACGACAACCACATCAGCCATTCAGGCCCATAAGAAGAGAAAGAAGCAAGCGGCGACACCCTCATCCTCTTCGTCGGTGATTGATTTAGATGCTAATCCCAGCACAAGTGCCCAGGCTCAacagcaccaacaacagcagcggcaATCAAATAATTATACTATGTATCAATCATTTATTGAGCAGGACAACGAGACAACAAGCAGCGATGATGGTTGGGACTTGCGTATGCATAATTCTGCTCCACCGCCAGTAAATGCCACATCTGTCACAATGAATcgtaatcatcatcatccaatGCAATCGTCACCAGTTATTGATCATGTGGATCATTCATATTATAATAGCCGCGGTCAAATGGAAATTGGTGGTCTATCAGTGATATCGCCGCCCCCACCTCCGGATAGTTCCTATATCCAACTGCCCGCAGCTTCATGTTCCACGGCCACACATACCACCTGCAGTGTGGACTATAGCAGCCGTGTTGGTGAACTCTGTGGTGTCCATCGTCTCAGGCAAGGATTAAGAGATATTAATAATGAGTTGGCTGCTCTTCCCACATCTGCTTCTTctaatggtggtggtggtggtggtgctggtcctgctgctgctgcatcggTGGTACGCACTCGTCTGGGTTCTGGTTTACCCAGTGGCATTGTGCGCACACGTAGTCGCGTGCGTTCCATGGATGAGGCACACTCAAGTACTAAACGAATGCGCTTAGATTCAATGGCAGAGTCGTCTACCTCCAACACGCGCCTCTCGCCCACAAACTTTTTTGCATTTCATCCAGGCCGACATCAACATCGTACTTACGGCGAGCAA ACGCCAcctcagcagcagcatcagcagtcGCCGGTGGCGCCGCAGCAGCCGCCGCAAACACCGCAGCAGGCGCCAAGCGGAGGTTCCTGTGTGATTGCTTATGTGGGTAGACCACGACAAGAGCGCCAGGAGGATCTACCCTCAACGTCAACAGGAGGCGGCAGGCAGCAAGGACAGGGCAACGCTGTCTTAACTGCTCCAGATCTTCAACTAGACGATTGGTCTTCAGATTCGAATGGTGGAAGTGATGATGTGGTTTTCGTACACTCCACTAGAGAGCCAATACTCTCCATAGACTTGACGTCAGACGACGATGGTGGCGcccagcagcaacaccaacatccGGGTAGTTtggaacagcagcagcatcaaatGCATCTGGAAGGAGATTATCTGCTGCATCCTTCGGAAGAGCCACCGATGGTTGGGCGTCCGAATTCGGCGAATGGCTACGATGGGCGAAGGCGACGTCGACATGTTTATAATTATGCCTATTCCCTACCAATGAATCGTGATCGGGATCGTCGTGCAGAAATTGGACCAAACACAAATGTAGGTGCTGGAGCTGGCGGTGGTGGCAGTGGCACTTCCTTTGCGTTTTACAGTGGAGCTTTGGCGGATCGTGCGGCCATGACGGATCACAATTATAGCTACGATCACAGCCATGGTCAGGGACAAGTGCCGCCTGTTCTGCTGGCAGAAGAATCACAGCCGGCTCCAAATAGTTTCTATTCCAGAGCACCATGTCCCAGCACAACGCGTTGTCCTGGCCTAGACTCACAACGGTATTTCCAACCTATAACGCCACCACCGTTATGGCCATTTAGTTCATTGGGATCGGATCTCTTGCCGAATGGTATCTATGAACGTCCATCTCTGCCAAGACCGTCATCAACGACGGCCAGCACTGGTGTGGcacccagcagcagcagtgagCCAAATAGCGGTCGTAGCAGTCCCGGAACGAACTTCTATCGTCGTTATCAGCCATACTTTATGCCCCCCTATAACATACCGCCTTTGCCGGCGGCAGTTAGCCGAAGTGGAACTGGGGCTGCCGCCGCAACGGGAGGAGTCGCACCCGGAACGGAGTATCACTTGCCCAATCCCCATTATCAAGGCGGAGGCGTGGCTAGTGCTGGTGGAGGTGGCGGCAGTAGTCGCAGTTCTCTGAGTGGTGCCATGAGTGCCGCTGCTGTGGCGGCGACAGTAGCAGCAGCTCAAGCTCAATCTTTTAGTGATTTGCTATCGCTGGCCAATGTGCATTCAACACCGTCTACCACTATGGAAAGTAGTCATGGCCTGGATGGCACTGGTTACCAAAGCCAATCTCCGCATCATAGCCATCCGCACACTCATAGCCATTCCCATTTGTTGTTAGCCACCCCACCGCCGCCCCCAGTGACATCGGCAATGGTCACAATGACTGTCACGGCCGGAGTGTCGCCCCCGCCTCCGTTAGAAATGTATTCCGGACGAGCCACCATTCCCTATTGCGGATCACCTCCCTATGGCATGCGACGAACGGCGGCTTACAATAGTCGTCAGCATTATCAGCCGCAACCGCATCAGGGTCATCATCAGGCACCGCAGAATCAAATGCACGCCCACATTCATCCACCTCATCGTGCCAGTGCCATTGTGGCGGCCACATCTCTGACACCGGCTCCCCCGTATCCTGTGCATCAGAATCTGTGGTATCGCCAACAGAATATGCAGGAGTTGCATCGGCGCCACTTGACACCCACACCCATTGATCTCTCCTCGAATCCATTGAACTTGACGAGTAGCCTGCGTACACGGTATTTGCATAGCATATGCAGTTGTGTGCATGCCAGGAATGGTCCCGTCTCTAGTCTAGATCCGGCATATTATCCACCATATGATGCCAATGCAGCAGCCGCTGTCCAAGCAGCTGCTCAAGCTGCTGCTGTtcaggctgctgctgctcaaggggcagctgctgccgctgcagTTGTTAGCAATAATCCGAATGGTGGtccacagcagcaacaacaaccaccacCACATCAACAACGTCAGCatccacagcagcagcaacaacaacaacaacaacagcagcagccacaacaacaacaaccgcaaTCCCTGatgcaacatcagcagcagcgcCGTAGAGCCATACATCATCATATGTTCCATCATCATTATTCGCCGTTGCATCTAGAGATTGGTTTGGCCACTCCATTGTCGTTGGGCTCTCGGATTTTAATTGGACCTCCGCGTCCGAATCGTGGAGCCACATTG GAAACTATCGAACGCAATACCTTGCCACATAAATACAGACGTGTGCGTAGACCCAGCGAAACTGATGAAGATGCTGAGAAGTGTGCCATATGTTTGTCTTTATTCGAAATTGAGAATGATGTTCG TCGCCTGCCCTGTATGCATCTTTTCCATACCGACTGTGTGGACCAATGGCTGGTAACCAATAAACACTGCCCCATTTGTCGTGTGGATATTGAAACGCATATGGCCAAGGACGCTTTGGGGCCCAACTCATCAAGCAGTGTTAGCGGCTCTTCTTCGAATGCTGCTCCGCCAGCTTTATGA